Proteins found in one Zea mays cultivar B73 chromosome 1, Zm-B73-REFERENCE-NAM-5.0, whole genome shotgun sequence genomic segment:
- the LOC118473221 gene encoding uncharacterized protein, with the protein MEKTAEDLSFDVLWLIFANLELPDLVRAGSVCSIWRDIYTSLCNSGSYNPQHTPCLLYTSESAGTKAACLYSLAEKKTYTLTLPDPPLCSRYIFGSSYGWIVTADERSELHIVNPITGDQIALPSVTTIDQVKPIFSDIGVVCGYEHSGYSGVWEVSDIPSIFDLSELRDHLFHKVFLSSDPSAGDYFMVLIHNPHCQLSFARAGDDKWTWLPQGDSYDDCLFNGQLLYACTQLGEIHEFDLGTPTITHKIFLGRVKDLYDEKIYMVQASCGQMLQIWRSDDTIEEGDNEDEYDPDFGPDLPWHSTSMIKVYKLEPTSKKLVEISSLGANVLFLGHNLSLCLHAEEHPQLKANHIYFADDEPYTYFKSKRRDIGVFDLERNCSEKIVSPQLWSNWPAPVWLVPNPRRIGLSLCK; encoded by the coding sequence ATGGAGAAGACGGCGGAGGACCTGTCGTTCGATGTTCTGTGGCTTATCTTTGCTAATCTGGAGTTACCTGACCTTGTGCGTGCTGGATCAGTCTGTTCCATATGGCGTGACATATACACGAGTCTATGCAACAGTGGATCTTACAATCCTCAGCACACACCATGCCTTCTCTACACCTCTGAGTCTGCCGGCACAAAGGCAGCTTGCCTGTACAGCCTTGCAGAGAAGAAGACCTACACGTTAACTCTGCCGGACCCTCCTCTCTGTAGCAGGTACATCTTTGGCTCGTCATATGGTTGGATTGTCACCGCTGATGAGAGGTCTGAGTTGCACATTGTAAACCCCATCACCGGCGACCAGATTGCCTTGCCATCTGTCACCACCATTGATCAGGTGAAGCCGATCTTTAGTGATATTGGAGTCGTTTGCGGATATGAGCACTCAGGGTACTCTGGGGTGTGGGAAGTTTCGGACATACCGTCCATATTTGACCTCAGTGAGCTACGTGACCACCTCTTCCACAAGGTCTTCCTCTCTTCAGATCCATCCGCGGGAGACTACTTTATGGTGCTCATCCATAACCCACACTGTCAGCTTTCCTTTGCAAGGGCAGGGGATGATAAATGGACTTGGTTGCCACAAGGTGATTCCTATGATGATTGCTTATTTAATGGTCAATTGTTGTATGCCTGCACTCAACTAGGAGAAATCCATGAATTCGATCTTGGTACCCCAACAATCACGCACAAGATATTTTTGGGTCGTGTTAAAGATCTCTACGACGAGAAGATTTACATGGTTCAAGCTtcatgtggtcagatgctgcaaaTATGGAGGTCCGACGACACTATAGAAGAAGGGGATAACGAAGATGAATATGATCCAGATTTTGGACCTGACTTGCCTTGGCATAGTACCTCCATGATCAAAGTTTATAAACTGGAACCAACTTCAAAAAAACTTGTTGAGATAAGTAGCCTGGGTGCGAATGTGTTGTTTCTTGGGCACAACCTATCACTTTGCCTCCATGCAGAAGAACACCCACAGCTGAAAGCAAATCATATCTACTTCGCTGATGACGAACCATATACATATTTCAAGAGTAAACGACGTGATATTGGTGTATTTGACTTGGAACGTAATTGCAGCGAGAAAATAGTATCTCCTCAGCTTTGGTCCAACTGGCCAGCCCCAGTGTGGTTAGTTCCAAATCCAAGGCGAATAGGCCTATCATTGTGCAAGTAG